In Nicotiana tabacum cultivar K326 chromosome 11, ASM71507v2, whole genome shotgun sequence, a single window of DNA contains:
- the LOC107818767 gene encoding uncharacterized protein LOC107818767: protein MDPTFPYRCTNKQKYQYQIIPRYSNYPSHALPQYTLSPPHHLTPKSPFLFFNSSKASSPHSPMAEYDAVTTTNHHPNLIQKETALQAINTIIQLHFEKTLEKKRAVDLQKKELWRMFQLFFLFLALVFLGQALSPKLQCRHCWIPIGLLSLAHLIFYVSVAQTLRCINGFKYQRRCHKLTLGLATERLRQLKMRIGNGGVEEIGDEFEIHYQEPPESYFGKFKRNWALHFGFLIFIYGFMVSSSVVILCF, encoded by the coding sequence ATGGACCCCACATTTCCCTACCGTTGCACCAATAAGCAGAAATATCAGTATCAAATTATACCTAGATATTCTAACTATCCCTCACATGCCCTACCTCAGTATACTCTCTCACCCCCACACCATTTAACTCCAAAATCCCCATTTCTCTTTTTTAACTCTTCCAAAGCTTCTTCTCCACACTCTCCAATGGCGGAATACGACGCCGTAACCACCACCAACCACCACCCAAATCTCATCCAAAAAGAAACAGCTCTACAAGCTATCAACACCATAATCCAACTCCATTTCGAAAAAACCCTCGAGAAAAAAAGAGCCGTAGACTTACAAAAAAAAGAACTTTGGAGAATGTTTCAGCTGTTCTTCCTTTTCTTGGCTTTAGTCTTTTTGGGTCAAGCTCTTTCCCCTAAGCTCCAATGCCGCCATTGTTGGATACCCATTGGGCTTCTTTCTTTAGCCCATCTGATTTTTTATGTATCTGTGGCTCAAACTTTGAGATGCATTAATGGGTTTAAGTACCAAAGGAGATGTCATAAGCTGACATTGGGTTTGGCTACTGAAAGGCTAAGGCAATTGAAGATGAGAATTGGGAATGGTGGGGTTGAGGAAATTGGGGATGAATTTGAGATACATTATCAAGAACCACCAGAGAGTTATTTTGGTAAGTTTAAGAGGAATTGGGCTTTGCATTTTGGGTTCTTGATTTTCATTTATGGGTTCATGGTTTCTTCCTCTGTTGTAATCCTTTGTTTCTAA